One segment of Physeter macrocephalus isolate SW-GA chromosome 3, ASM283717v5, whole genome shotgun sequence DNA contains the following:
- the LOC102985795 gene encoding aflatoxin B1 aldehyde reductase member 2, with protein sequence MANLSWNPAVKIATKANPWEGKSLKPDSLRSQLETSLKRLQCPQVDLFYLHAPDHGTPVEETLHACHQLHQEGKFVELGLSNYAAWEVAEICTLCKSNNWVLPTVYQGMYNATTQQVETEFFPCLRTEVLRLKPFGWGPADRQVQV encoded by the exons ATGGCCAACTTGTCATGGAATCCTGCAG TGAAAATCGCTACCAAGGCCAATCCCTGGGAAGGGAAGTCACTGAAGCCTGACAGCCTCCGGTCCCAGCTGGAGACGTCACTGAAGCGGCTGCAGTGTCCCCAGGTTGACCTCTTCTATCTACACGCACCGGACCACGGCACCCCTGTGGAAGAGACGCTGCACGCCTGCCACCAGCTGCACCAGGAG gGCAAGTTTGTGGAGCTTGGCCTCTCCAACTATGCCGCCTGGGAAGTGGCCGAGATCTGTACCCTGTGCAAGAGCAACAACTGGGTCCTGCCCACCGTGTACCAG GGCATGTACAACGCCACCACCCAGCAAGTGGAGACGGAGTTCTTCCCCTGCCTCAGGACTGAGGTTCTACGCCTAAAACCCTTTGGCTG GGGGCCTGCTGACCGGCAAGTACAAGTATGA